In Nanoarchaeota archaeon, the DNA window TACATAAACGGAGAGCCGTCAATATTATTATAGATTAAATTATAGATTAAATAAATGGTGAAAAATATGCCAGCTATAGAAACAGGCCGCGTCTGTGTAAAAACAGCGGGCAAAGATGCAGGAAAATATTGCGTGATTACGAAAGTCATTGACACGAGTTTTGTCGAGATTACCGGGCCTAAAGCTTTGTCCGGCGTTGCAAGCCAGAAAACAAATATCAAACATCTGGAAGCAAC includes these proteins:
- a CDS encoding 50S ribosomal protein L14e, producing the protein MPAIETGRVCVKTAGKDAGKYCVITKVIDTSFVEITGPKALSGVASQKTNIKHLEATADKVEIAAGAKDEDVLSAVEAAKLDKKFKAGVKI